In Shewanella glacialimarina, the genomic stretch GAAACTCTAAGGCATTGATATTAGATGCATTAGCTAATGCTTTCAGACGTTCATTAGTCAGTTGCATTTGGTTATCTGCCGAAATAGCTGATAATAGTATTCCAGCTTTACCTGCGCTGTATATTTCGCCAAACTCTGTTTGATTCTCTACACCTTGCAATTTACTTGTGTGATGGATCAACCAAGCACCTTGAGTTTTTTTATCCATTAAATATACTTCCTTATTTTATTTATTTTGGACGCTTAAAATAACACTCATAAATAGAAAATAAAGTGATTAATAGACAATTTCATAAGATATTTCGTATTCAGAATAATCTTCTCTGTTTTCTCGCAACAAATGCAGCTCTTTGGTCTGCAATAATCTGACTCACTCTGCGCTCAGTTAAGCCATAATCTTTAGCTATTACCTCTAGATTATTGCCTTTAAACTCTCGCCAAATACGGATATCTCGCAGCGCATCTTTAAGGCGTTCGCCGTTGGGGATATACATATCACGACCACCTAAGTAAGTACTTAATGTGGTGGCTAGGGCCTCGCTAACTGCCACAGAGTTGGGCACCTTATTGCCCTCAAGGGTAACGCGCATTAGCTCGCATAAGCTTTGCAATGTTGATGGCCAACGCTTGATAAAATCTTCACGCTCATCTGGTTTTAAAGTGCGCAAGGTTTCAAGGGCTTGCTCTAATTCTGCCGCTTCGGTGTTTAACAAATCCATTTGCTTATCCCTTTGGGTATGTTGAGGTGATGTATTACTCATATTTTTGCCATCCTTTGGCATTAACATGCCATTGAAGTAAAGACGATAACTGACTCATTTTCAAGTTCTACCGATACTCTGATACTGCTCAACTATGACCTCATAGTTAGCCGCATGACGTGACTGGCCTTTTACAGGTTGTTCACCACGGGCGATTATGCGTTCAATCAGCTCGCGTTTGTGCCAATTTTTAAGGCTTTCGAGTACTTGATAACCCATGTCTTGATCAAGCCAGCGCACGCTATCAACCCCTTCACCATGACGGCGTAATGTCATACGACGCACATAAGCATCTAATGCCGTTTCACTGCTGTCGCGGATGATCATGTGGTGGCTCATGGTGATCCAAATTGCGACAATCTTGTCGATAATTGCCACTTTACTGCGACCAGCTGACTGGCTTAACCGCCCTTTAAACGGCGTTTTAGCGGTATTTAAAGTGGCTTTTTTAGGTTCAAAGCCTTTATTTTTAAATGCTGTAAAAGCAATTTCGAGTTCAGATAAGGTCATGGCTTTTAACGAGTCTTTGCTTGTAGCACTTTTTAACATGGTGCGATAAAGATCATCCTCTAGCCCTAATTGCCCCTTAGCCACATTGATTAAGGTTTTCAGGCGGTTCTTTTTACGCAGTAGCTCTGCGGCTTGTTGGGGTAATAAATTCATTTCAATTCCTGTTCATCATTCGCTGAGTCAATCACAATGCTTTTCGTCGCTTTGGGAGCACTTTTAATATCGCGCCACTTGGGTAGGTAAGTGTCTAAATATCCCTGTGCATCAAACCCTTTAGCGCTAACACTTTGCACATATTTCATTAACCGTTTTGCATAGGGGGTTAGCTTCATTTCACGTCCTTAGCTGCTCATCAGTATCCTGCCACTACGCGGGATAGACTTTGACGACCTAAGCCGCCAGAGTTTCGCAATGATTTAATTGTTTAGGGTTTCAATCACGTCTAGAGCACGCTTGCAGGCATGAAAAACCACTTTGCGTTTGTCGCACATATTGACCGACTTAAAGCCCCTTAACTGATGCAATATGGCGGCGCAAAGTTGCAACGTTAAATGAGGAGTATCAACGGCAGTGGTACTGAGTGTGTTTCTAAGATCATCAACATCAGTATCAAGCAATTCGGCCAGACGTAACTTAAATGCCACACGATCAAGCCGTACTTGGTTGTCATCTAATAAAGTAGTGATATGTGAAGTCATGGGCGCTCCTTAAAGTGTGCTGATATCAAGGGGTAATTGGGTATACTTGCCGTTTGATTGGCGCTCATACAGGCGTAAATATTGGCTGGTACCAGTAATTTGAATGGCGTCCGCTATGGCATCCATGGCGAGTTTCCATTTGGCATCATCAATATCTAATTGGCGCAAACTCAGTACTTGGTTAACGTCTATACGACCTTGCTGATTAACCCGAAACGCATGCTCTACCATGGCCATTAGTCGTGTGTCAGCGCCGCCACTCCAACTTTTAATGCAATCGTCAATTAACGATTTTGCAGTTTGAATGCGCTCATCAAACACACGGTGTTCACCCACCGCACGGCGCACTTGATACTTGCCGTCAAAACTGGTCAGCAAAACATTGCCTTTACTGCCACCTACTTTTACGCCGTATTCACTGGCTGATAAGTCGGAAAAATCATCAATTTGCGCCATGGTGACCAACTTGAATTTCACCATTGATTGGCGAAGCTCTTTGGCAAAGCCCACAATCGACATCACCACTTCATCACGCAGTTTATCTACCGCTTTAATGCGGTCTTCTGGCACTAAATCACCTTTGGCATTTTTGCGATAACCTGCTGGTATGACTGTTTGTTGTTGAAAGTTCATGTTGTTACTCCTCATTCCAGCGTACGGTGACGCCATGAAATTGCACCGCGCTGCTGCGACGG encodes the following:
- a CDS encoding Mor transcription activator family protein, whose product is MSNTSPQHTQRDKQMDLLNTEAAELEQALETLRTLKPDEREDFIKRWPSTLQSLCELMRVTLEGNKVPNSVAVSEALATTLSTYLGGRDMYIPNGERLKDALRDIRIWREFKGNNLEVIAKDYGLTERRVSQIIADQRAAFVARKQRRLF
- a CDS encoding DUF3164 family protein → MNFQQQTVIPAGYRKNAKGDLVPEDRIKAVDKLRDEVVMSIVGFAKELRQSMVKFKLVTMAQIDDFSDLSASEYGVKVGGSKGNVLLTSFDGKYQVRRAVGEHRVFDERIQTAKSLIDDCIKSWSGGADTRLMAMVEHAFRVNQQGRIDVNQVLSLRQLDIDDAKWKLAMDAIADAIQITGTSQYLRLYERQSNGKYTQLPLDISTL
- a CDS encoding gp16 family protein, producing the protein MNLLPQQAAELLRKKNRLKTLINVAKGQLGLEDDLYRTMLKSATSKDSLKAMTLSELEIAFTAFKNKGFEPKKATLNTAKTPFKGRLSQSAGRSKVAIIDKIVAIWITMSHHMIIRDSSETALDAYVRRMTLRRHGEGVDSVRWLDQDMGYQVLESLKNWHKRELIERIIARGEQPVKGQSRHAANYEVIVEQYQSIGRT